A window from Acidobacteriota bacterium encodes these proteins:
- the secG gene encoding preprotein translocase subunit SecG: MIYYGLLLFHIIAALILILVVLLQSGKAGDLASAFGGSASQTAFGARGGATMLSKATTIAAVVFMVTSLGLSITSTDDHESIVPEAPIPLTDQAQPVSEDTEPVASPEEPDSPGGTEGSGETSPPPSQEGSGTEGQGGSSQDGT, translated from the coding sequence ATGATTTATTACGGGCTATTGCTCTTCCATATTATCGCAGCCTTGATCTTGATCCTGGTGGTGTTGTTGCAGTCGGGCAAGGCCGGTGACCTGGCTTCCGCTTTTGGCGGCTCGGCCAGTCAAACGGCTTTTGGAGCCCGGGGCGGCGCGACCATGCTGAGCAAGGCGACTACTATAGCCGCCGTGGTCTTCATGGTAACCAGCCTGGGGCTTTCGATCACATCGACGGATGACCATGAATCCATCGTGCCAGAAGCTCCGATACCCCTGACCGATCAAGCCCAGCCCGTGTCGGAGGACACCGAACCGGTTGCCAGCCCCGAGGAGCCGGACTCGCCGGGCGGCACGGAAGGCTCGGGAGAGACTTCTCCGCCGCCCTCCCAAGAAGGCTCGGGCACGGAAGGCCAGGGCGGATCCTCCCAGGACGGCACTTAG